The following proteins are co-located in the Brachybacterium sacelli genome:
- a CDS encoding MerR family transcriptional regulator produces MHVVRGVTISQAAAYTGVTVKAVRHYHRLGLLPEPERDPSGYRRYGSEELFRLIQIRTLGGAGVPLAQVDLLLATDPASFEESLQELDQRIEDQIHVLRERQRKLHELTSVEQALLPQRAIELLAHLRDLSFDDTFVDLQREGLVLANAMAPDLFENFLEQFEERLRDPTHVAILHASWAAEGMSPDDPRLETLADDMAQSILAHRTGLSLPESVRKGTQAGEVYDAINHHRSQEWPTASRLTELVEERLRAAGLHIPAPLHNRPGPQDVPAPRPDH; encoded by the coding sequence TACACCGGGGTCACCGTCAAGGCGGTGCGTCACTACCACCGTCTCGGCCTTCTGCCGGAGCCCGAACGCGACCCATCGGGCTACCGGCGCTACGGCTCCGAGGAGCTCTTTCGCCTGATACAGATCCGCACCCTAGGGGGCGCGGGCGTACCCCTGGCCCAGGTCGACCTGCTCCTTGCCACAGACCCAGCATCGTTCGAAGAATCTCTACAAGAACTGGACCAGCGGATCGAGGACCAGATCCACGTGCTTCGTGAGCGCCAACGCAAACTCCACGAACTGACGTCCGTCGAACAGGCCCTCTTGCCACAACGGGCGATCGAACTGCTAGCCCATCTGAGGGATCTCAGTTTCGATGACACCTTTGTGGACCTCCAACGTGAAGGTCTCGTGCTGGCGAACGCCATGGCTCCTGATCTCTTCGAGAACTTTCTGGAGCAGTTCGAAGAGCGCCTCCGAGACCCGACCCACGTCGCCATCCTTCATGCCAGCTGGGCCGCTGAAGGGATGAGCCCCGACGACCCCCGGCTCGAGACTCTGGCCGACGACATGGCTCAGAGCATCCTTGCCCACCGGACAGGCCTTTCTCTGCCCGAATCGGTCCGTAAGGGCACCCAAGCGGGTGAGGTGTATGACGCCATCAACCATCACCGCAGCCAGGAATGGCCCACTGCATCCCGACTCACCGAGCTAGTGGAGGAGCGCCTGCGCGCCGCTGGCCTTCATATACCGGCACCGCTACACAACCGCCCAGGCCCCCAGGACGTACCCGCACCCCGCCCAGACCACTGA
- a CDS encoding ABC transporter substrate-binding protein encodes MTHLGRRKMLGMSVASVATAALGSCVKPLAVDNVNASPTIPSSDTPVTLSWWSGMRGPQTVCDIFNTTQDRIRVEATSIPGPGDGGNAKLLSAVAAGAGPDIGQVELRDTNEFALAGALVDIGRYGAWAVESQIDPAAWSQVVVADSVYGIPHDTGPAAMFYQEPLFEALGAVPPASWEEWSELAQGVRDHDPTHYLSALNVSGGDLTMYAMQAGAVWFQAEPDGWIVNMTDDVSRGVAEFWDHAIANDLVTTTIPPWSTPWFAAAGEGRIYSHIEGSWADGLLKAVPNGHGKWRVAPMPRWDTGYASGQSGGSCGAVMAHSEHPAEALEFLTWMCTSQPGVDAMIEHLGIGWSPMAGYIGAERLEPSAFFGGQSYNEDVLVPMSNGQNLNWLWPPVCQRFMDILGDGMRSRVAGDTRLVDFLPRAQEQIIEIMRNMGLNVRAPR; translated from the coding sequence ATGACGCATCTCGGTCGCCGCAAGATGCTCGGCATGTCCGTAGCATCCGTTGCCACAGCCGCGCTTGGCAGCTGCGTGAAACCACTTGCCGTTGATAACGTAAACGCGTCCCCCACCATTCCGTCATCCGACACGCCTGTAACGCTGTCCTGGTGGTCGGGAATGAGGGGTCCACAGACTGTGTGCGACATCTTCAATACCACCCAGGACCGTATTCGAGTCGAAGCCACATCGATACCCGGCCCAGGTGACGGAGGGAATGCAAAACTTCTGTCTGCAGTGGCTGCTGGTGCTGGCCCCGACATCGGACAGGTCGAACTACGCGACACCAATGAATTCGCCCTGGCCGGCGCCCTCGTCGACATCGGCCGATATGGAGCGTGGGCAGTCGAATCCCAGATCGACCCCGCAGCGTGGTCGCAAGTTGTGGTAGCGGACTCCGTCTACGGAATCCCACATGACACTGGCCCTGCTGCGATGTTCTATCAGGAACCACTCTTTGAGGCTCTCGGAGCTGTACCGCCAGCGAGCTGGGAGGAGTGGTCCGAGCTAGCACAGGGGGTACGGGACCACGATCCAACTCATTACCTCTCTGCCCTGAACGTGAGTGGTGGCGACCTCACCATGTACGCGATGCAGGCAGGGGCAGTATGGTTTCAGGCTGAGCCCGACGGCTGGATAGTGAACATGACCGACGACGTCTCGAGAGGTGTTGCTGAATTCTGGGATCACGCGATCGCCAATGATCTAGTCACCACGACCATCCCCCCGTGGTCAACCCCATGGTTCGCGGCCGCTGGCGAAGGACGAATCTATTCTCATATCGAAGGTTCGTGGGCTGATGGGCTCCTCAAGGCCGTACCCAACGGCCACGGAAAGTGGCGGGTCGCCCCGATGCCTCGCTGGGACACTGGCTACGCTTCCGGACAGAGTGGCGGGTCTTGCGGAGCCGTCATGGCACATTCCGAACATCCCGCCGAGGCACTCGAGTTCCTCACTTGGATGTGTACCTCGCAGCCGGGAGTCGACGCAATGATCGAGCACCTTGGTATTGGCTGGTCCCCCATGGCGGGCTACATAGGCGCAGAGCGACTCGAGCCATCAGCATTCTTTGGCGGACAGAGCTATAATGAAGACGTCCTCGTGCCGATGAGTAACGGACAGAATCTCAACTGGTTGTGGCCACCAGTTTGCCAGCGTTTCATGGATATACTCGGGGACGGAATGCGCTCGAGAGTAGCAGGCGACACTCGACTCGTAGATTTTCTACCCCGAGCTCAGGAGCAGATCATAGAGATTATGCGAAACATGGGGCTCAACGTCCGCGCACCCAGATGA
- a CDS encoding AraC family transcriptional regulator, which produces MLPLAKLHEFSEVEVFNGAVCWCSMGRTDVGQAAHTHGFLEVEVVTDGVGVHVCEQGRKELHPGDMVVLRPGAWHAYERCKGLMLTNLSIARFAVSVSEGALTTYPSLRELLWTRPSAAGGHGVHVTSIPASTANDISDLVLELRETLEQQPANGVLIMGRLLTVLGVLVADLNTPMDSTLHHRAVNTVVTALVESPEYHWSLNELANRVSLSPSYLSRLVRDHTGAAPLQLLAQIRAERAAALLIQTEEAVAKVGARVGWSDPAYFSRRFKEVLGVSPSEHRRRFRSTAGSIEVPDTSIASTRVQPIEVGSTSK; this is translated from the coding sequence ATGTTGCCACTAGCGAAGTTGCATGAGTTCTCTGAGGTTGAGGTGTTCAATGGAGCGGTGTGCTGGTGCTCGATGGGCCGTACCGACGTCGGCCAAGCAGCACATACGCACGGGTTCCTCGAAGTGGAGGTGGTCACCGACGGAGTCGGGGTGCACGTCTGCGAGCAAGGACGCAAGGAGTTACACCCGGGCGATATGGTCGTTTTGCGTCCGGGCGCATGGCACGCGTATGAGCGATGCAAAGGCCTAATGCTCACCAATCTATCTATAGCCCGATTTGCTGTCTCCGTTTCCGAAGGAGCGCTAACTACGTACCCGTCGTTACGAGAGCTGTTATGGACACGTCCTAGCGCCGCAGGGGGGCATGGCGTTCACGTGACTTCGATTCCAGCGTCAACCGCGAACGACATTAGCGACCTCGTGCTGGAGTTACGAGAGACACTTGAGCAGCAGCCAGCCAATGGTGTCTTAATTATGGGGAGGCTGCTGACGGTCTTGGGGGTACTTGTCGCCGATCTGAACACTCCGATGGATAGCACATTGCATCATCGCGCGGTTAATACCGTAGTCACCGCTCTGGTGGAATCTCCCGAGTATCACTGGTCTCTGAACGAACTTGCGAATCGTGTGTCACTGTCCCCTTCATATTTGTCACGTTTAGTCCGTGATCATACCGGCGCCGCGCCTCTGCAACTCCTTGCGCAGATCCGAGCCGAACGGGCTGCAGCGCTGCTGATTCAAACTGAAGAAGCGGTAGCCAAAGTCGGAGCGCGCGTGGGGTGGTCTGATCCGGCGTATTTTAGTCGTAGATTCAAGGAAGTGCTGGGAGTCTCGCCAAGCGAACACCGTCGACGCTTTAGGTCTACTGCCGGATCTATCGAAGTACCGGATACGTCCATCGCAAGTACACGTGTACAGCCCATCGAGGTTGGTAGTACTAGTAAGTGA
- a CDS encoding DegT/DnrJ/EryC1/StrS family aminotransferase encodes MDEIGQAERDYVLQVLDKRRVFRYTQDGIEDSEAARLEAIYRERVGTSHCLAVNGGTSALICALVAAGIGPGDEVIIPSYTYIATASAVLQAGAVPVIVDIDDTLTIDPDALEAAITDHTAAVIPVHMRGVPCQMDELVKISREHGLYIIEDVAQANGASYQGQPLGSIGDAGCFSFQQYKMITAGEGGLVATSDDRVFQRASIYHDSAFAMWDSNKTDPAPVETFPGQNYRMSEINAAVALAQSERLDALLRRLRRIKSRIVEALAEVTGIDLQRVPDPAGDASYCLTFFPGQGIDVRQFSSRLSWEGIGNATIYNSGVPDRHIFANWDYVLAKRGVSATNNPWKSPHYSGTVEYPAGLCQKSLNLLGRAIQINLHQDMSDQDVADVIAAVTRTASQLTK; translated from the coding sequence GTGGATGAGATCGGACAAGCCGAACGTGACTACGTTTTGCAGGTTCTCGATAAGCGACGCGTCTTCCGGTACACCCAGGACGGGATCGAGGACTCCGAGGCCGCGCGGCTGGAAGCTATCTATCGCGAGCGTGTGGGCACGAGCCACTGTTTGGCTGTCAACGGGGGTACCTCAGCGCTGATATGCGCACTCGTGGCCGCGGGTATCGGTCCTGGTGACGAAGTCATCATTCCCTCATATACCTATATCGCCACCGCTTCAGCGGTGCTCCAGGCTGGAGCGGTCCCGGTGATCGTCGACATCGATGACACCCTCACAATCGACCCGGATGCCCTTGAAGCTGCCATCACCGACCACACCGCGGCGGTCATCCCGGTACACATGCGAGGGGTGCCTTGCCAGATGGACGAGCTGGTGAAGATCTCGCGTGAGCATGGGTTATACATTATCGAGGACGTAGCACAGGCGAACGGGGCCAGTTACCAGGGGCAGCCTCTGGGGTCCATCGGCGACGCAGGGTGCTTTAGTTTTCAGCAATACAAGATGATCACCGCCGGTGAGGGCGGGCTGGTCGCAACCAGTGACGATCGAGTCTTTCAGCGGGCCAGCATCTACCACGACAGTGCCTTTGCAATGTGGGATTCCAACAAGACCGATCCAGCGCCCGTCGAGACATTCCCAGGCCAGAATTATCGCATGAGCGAAATCAACGCTGCAGTCGCTCTGGCGCAATCCGAGCGCCTTGACGCCCTCCTTAGGCGACTTCGCAGGATCAAGTCTCGAATTGTCGAGGCACTGGCAGAAGTAACCGGAATCGACCTCCAGCGCGTGCCGGATCCCGCAGGTGACGCGTCCTATTGTTTGACCTTTTTTCCCGGCCAAGGTATCGACGTCCGGCAATTCTCTTCCCGTCTCTCTTGGGAAGGCATCGGTAACGCCACGATCTACAACAGTGGCGTGCCCGACAGGCACATCTTCGCAAACTGGGACTACGTGCTAGCCAAACGCGGAGTGTCCGCCACCAACAACCCCTGGAAATCGCCCCATTACTCAGGCACTGTGGAATACCCAGCTGGCCTCTGCCAAAAGAGCCTAAACCTGCTCGGCCGCGCCATCCAAATCAACCTACATCAGGACATGAGTGACCAAGACGTCGCTGACGTGATCGCTGCCGTCACGCGGACCGCGAGCCAGCTTACCAAATAG
- a CDS encoding sugar phosphate isomerase/epimerase family protein, producing MKISVQMYSVRQALAADFPGTVQRLCDLGFDTAEPFGLVEFRDDLVRARERFDITFPSAHQSFLGDVDFDEVLEAANAVGVTYLVDPFWEPADWQDPARVRDLAGRLNARAEQAAEAGIRVGYHNHHFELAAQLDSRSALELFAEHLAPRVVLEIDTYWAVVGGADITTLLATLGERVKLVHLKDGDLAQDPAGQLPVGAGRMPLEETLTAAAGVEYGVIEFDEYDGDVFEGLEASLRRLRAEA from the coding sequence ATGAAGATATCCGTTCAGATGTACAGCGTCCGCCAGGCCCTCGCTGCGGACTTCCCGGGCACTGTGCAGCGCCTGTGCGACCTCGGGTTCGACACAGCCGAGCCGTTCGGCCTGGTGGAGTTCCGTGACGATCTGGTGCGGGCCCGCGAACGTTTCGACATCACCTTCCCCAGCGCCCACCAGTCGTTCCTGGGCGACGTCGATTTTGACGAGGTGCTCGAGGCGGCCAATGCCGTCGGTGTCACCTACCTGGTGGATCCGTTCTGGGAGCCGGCCGACTGGCAGGATCCCGCACGGGTTCGAGATCTCGCTGGCCGCCTCAATGCGCGCGCCGAGCAGGCAGCTGAGGCCGGTATCCGCGTCGGGTACCACAACCACCACTTCGAACTGGCAGCGCAGCTTGACAGCCGCTCCGCGTTGGAACTGTTCGCCGAGCATCTGGCCCCGCGGGTCGTCCTCGAGATCGATACCTACTGGGCCGTGGTCGGCGGAGCCGATATCACGACCCTGCTGGCCACCCTCGGCGAACGCGTGAAGCTCGTCCATCTCAAGGACGGCGACCTCGCCCAGGATCCCGCCGGGCAGCTGCCCGTCGGTGCCGGCCGGATGCCGTTGGAGGAGACCTTGACGGCCGCCGCTGGAGTCGAGTACGGCGTCATCGAATTCGACGAATACGACGGGGATGTCTTCGAGGGCCTTGAGGCGTCACTCAGGCGGCTTCGCGCCGAGGCTTGA
- a CDS encoding Gfo/Idh/MocA family protein produces the protein MISRTRTGPVGVGIIGAGTISLEYLTNLTSFPDVAVHIIGDLVPEAAQQRAEDFAIPASGTAQDVLDHPDVELVINLTIPVAHAEVSRSIVAVGKHVWTEKPITTAPADATELLATANEHGVRVGGAPDTVLGAGIQTALRTLRDGQVGTPTSALTLFQSPGPEDWHPNPAFLFQEGAGPLYDIAPYYATTLALALGPVTSVSAAGSRAREQRTIGSGPKAGESFEVTVPTQVAALLRFESGHNATVLLSFDSPHTRVGFVEVYGTDATLAFPDPNVFDGGSALTAYRGEQATVVPASGATTGRGLGVLEMARAIRAGVPHRAQGEIAAHVLDIMVAIETAVSRGQTVEVTSSFTEVEPMPADFDPYAATL, from the coding sequence ATGATCTCTAGGACCCGCACCGGGCCCGTGGGCGTCGGCATCATCGGCGCCGGCACCATTTCCCTCGAGTACCTGACCAACCTGACGTCGTTCCCGGACGTGGCCGTGCACATTATCGGTGACCTGGTTCCCGAGGCCGCACAGCAGCGGGCCGAGGATTTCGCCATCCCCGCCTCGGGTACCGCCCAGGACGTGCTGGACCATCCCGACGTGGAGCTCGTCATCAACCTGACCATTCCCGTCGCCCATGCCGAGGTGTCTCGTTCTATCGTCGCTGTCGGCAAACACGTCTGGACCGAGAAGCCCATTACCACGGCACCTGCCGACGCCACCGAGCTACTCGCCACCGCAAACGAGCACGGCGTCCGCGTGGGCGGCGCTCCCGACACCGTGCTCGGCGCGGGCATCCAGACGGCGCTGCGCACCCTCCGCGACGGCCAAGTCGGCACCCCCACCTCGGCGCTGACGCTGTTCCAGTCGCCCGGCCCGGAGGACTGGCACCCCAACCCGGCCTTCCTGTTCCAAGAGGGTGCGGGCCCGCTGTACGACATCGCCCCCTACTACGCCACCACCCTCGCACTCGCGCTCGGTCCGGTCACGAGTGTCAGCGCCGCGGGATCCCGGGCCAGGGAACAACGCACCATCGGATCGGGCCCCAAAGCAGGAGAGAGCTTCGAGGTCACGGTGCCCACGCAGGTGGCAGCGCTGCTGCGCTTCGAATCCGGTCACAACGCAACCGTGCTCCTCAGCTTCGACTCACCTCACACGCGGGTCGGCTTCGTCGAGGTCTACGGCACCGACGCGACCCTGGCTTTTCCTGACCCGAACGTGTTCGACGGGGGCTCGGCGCTGACCGCCTACCGGGGTGAGCAAGCCACCGTCGTACCCGCCAGCGGAGCGACCACCGGCCGTGGCCTGGGGGTGCTGGAGATGGCCCGTGCCATCCGTGCCGGGGTTCCGCACCGGGCTCAGGGGGAGATCGCCGCGCATGTCCTGGACATCATGGTCGCCATCGAGACAGCCGTCAGTCGGGGCCAGACGGTGGAAGTGACCTCCTCGTTCACCGAGGTCGAGCCGATGCCCGCCGACTTCGACCCCTATGCCGCGACGCTCTGA
- a CDS encoding extracellular solute-binding protein yields the protein MTLTYWSWFKDLQKVCDIFNEKQDRIRVEATWISGEDYAKILSAVAAGGGPDIGHVDMRSVPEFALAGALVDLTRYGFAEQEDQFAPSAISQVNIENSFWAVPQDYGPVATFYNREVLEDELGLTPPATWEEFHETAGAVSETGKSLISLDPGDGFMPIAWVMQAGAVWFRPESDGWIVNMTDDASIRVAEFWDQILAEKIIGTGYGAFTTPWYAAAGEGKVLAAIGGSWSDALIKTVPDGHGKWAVAPMPVWQDGRGYASAVQGSSSGVILSNSQHPLEALEFLTWMSTDPESIDAMIEYSGIGWSTAKDYIGKARQQPSEFFSGQNYNEEVMVPMAEGQNLEWTWAPLMQRVSTIIGDGMTAAVNGEIPLTDMFANAQTEIVEIMREIGLDAEEAR from the coding sequence GTGACTTTGACGTACTGGTCCTGGTTCAAGGATCTGCAGAAAGTCTGCGACATCTTCAACGAGAAGCAGGACCGGATCCGGGTTGAGGCGACCTGGATCTCTGGTGAGGACTACGCGAAGATCCTCTCCGCCGTCGCGGCCGGTGGCGGGCCCGACATCGGCCACGTCGACATGCGCTCGGTGCCCGAGTTCGCCCTCGCGGGCGCACTGGTGGACCTGACCCGGTACGGCTTCGCGGAGCAGGAGGACCAGTTCGCTCCGAGCGCGATCAGCCAGGTGAACATCGAGAACTCCTTCTGGGCCGTCCCCCAGGACTACGGCCCCGTGGCCACCTTCTACAACCGCGAGGTGCTCGAGGATGAGCTCGGCCTCACCCCACCTGCCACCTGGGAGGAGTTCCACGAGACCGCAGGCGCTGTCTCGGAGACCGGTAAGAGTCTCATCAGCCTCGACCCAGGCGACGGTTTCATGCCGATCGCCTGGGTGATGCAGGCCGGCGCCGTCTGGTTCCGCCCCGAGAGTGACGGCTGGATCGTCAACATGACCGACGACGCCTCGATACGAGTAGCCGAATTCTGGGACCAGATTCTCGCAGAGAAGATCATCGGCACCGGGTACGGAGCCTTCACCACACCCTGGTATGCCGCCGCCGGCGAAGGCAAAGTACTGGCAGCCATCGGCGGCTCCTGGTCCGACGCCCTGATCAAAACAGTTCCCGATGGGCACGGGAAATGGGCAGTCGCACCCATGCCCGTGTGGCAGGACGGACGCGGCTACGCCTCTGCGGTACAAGGCAGTTCCTCGGGCGTGATCCTCTCCAATTCCCAGCATCCCCTCGAGGCACTGGAGTTCCTCACCTGGATGAGCACCGACCCCGAGAGCATCGACGCCATGATCGAATACTCCGGCATCGGCTGGTCGACCGCCAAGGACTACATCGGCAAAGCCCGGCAGCAGCCCTCCGAGTTCTTCTCCGGACAGAACTACAACGAAGAGGTGATGGTACCGATGGCCGAGGGACAAAACCTCGAATGGACCTGGGCGCCGCTGATGCAACGCGTCAGCACGATCATCGGCGACGGCATGACCGCCGCCGTCAACGGCGAGATCCCGCTGACTGACATGTTCGCGAACGCGCAGACGGAGATCGTCGAGATCATGCGCGAGATCGGCCTGGATGCGGAGGAAGCACGATGA
- a CDS encoding carbohydrate ABC transporter permease, with the protein MRSKSAPWILLAPFLVVFISTMIVPILMAIGYSFSSIERSGLLGEGGVTRSFAGVENYVAALSNANFIESIGRMILFGIVQVTVMIVAATLLALLLESASAKFPGFFRATYFLPYGIPGVIATILWSYLYIPGLSPIVDVLGLVGINIDFLGPNMVLWSIANIVTWTYTGYNMLIIIAQLKAIPGELYEAAKIDGAGAFKVATSIQLPLIRPALMLTIIFSIIGTLQLFAEPQLLQSMSAGITSEYTPNMSAYAFAFQYNDIGMAAAQAVIIAVSAFALSAIALGISSWTEKRR; encoded by the coding sequence ATGAGATCGAAGTCAGCACCCTGGATCCTACTCGCCCCATTCCTGGTGGTGTTCATCAGCACCATGATCGTGCCGATCCTCATGGCCATCGGGTACAGCTTCTCCAGCATCGAACGCTCCGGCCTGCTCGGAGAGGGCGGCGTGACCAGAAGCTTCGCCGGGGTCGAGAACTACGTCGCCGCGCTTTCTAACGCGAACTTCATCGAGTCCATCGGTCGCATGATCCTGTTCGGCATCGTGCAGGTCACCGTGATGATCGTGGCCGCCACCCTCCTCGCGCTGCTACTGGAGAGCGCCAGCGCCAAGTTCCCCGGGTTCTTCCGGGCCACCTACTTCCTGCCCTACGGGATCCCTGGCGTGATCGCCACGATCCTATGGTCATACCTGTACATCCCCGGCCTCTCACCCATCGTCGACGTGCTCGGACTGGTCGGGATCAACATCGACTTCCTCGGCCCGAACATGGTGCTGTGGTCGATCGCGAACATCGTGACCTGGACCTACACCGGCTACAACATGCTCATCATCATCGCCCAGCTCAAGGCGATCCCCGGTGAACTCTACGAGGCTGCCAAGATCGACGGCGCCGGCGCGTTCAAGGTCGCGACCTCGATCCAGCTGCCGCTGATCCGCCCGGCTCTGATGCTGACGATCATCTTCTCGATCATCGGCACCCTGCAGCTGTTCGCCGAGCCGCAGCTGCTGCAATCCATGAGCGCCGGGATCACCTCCGAGTACACCCCGAACATGTCCGCCTATGCCTTCGCGTTCCAGTACAACGACATCGGCATGGCGGCCGCCCAGGCCGTGATCATCGCGGTCTCCGCCTTCGCCCTCTCGGCGATCGCGCTGGGAATCTCCTCCTGGACGGAGAAACGTCGATGA
- a CDS encoding carbohydrate ABC transporter permease, with the protein MNTTDQTNAAEQRTSGRRKATPVTGARSRTRSAGRKPTTTIIVTAILALVAVYFLVPVYWVVINATKSTEDLFGTNGFWFGNDFLLIENIRAVLSANGGVFPRWALNSVLYSGVGSVLATYFACAAGYALAKYRFPGRRFVYVLVLGGVLVPGTAVALPLFFLFSSLGITNTYWSVLIPSLVSPFGLFLASIYASAAVPDDLLEAGRIDGVGELGLFHRLALPQLTPAIVTIVLFQFVAIWNNYMLPLVMLADEKLYPITLGLDNWQAQTDRLPEFYQLTTGGALLSVIPLAILILVLQRFWRGGLTEGSIKG; encoded by the coding sequence ATGAACACCACTGACCAGACCAACGCCGCCGAGCAACGGACCTCCGGACGCCGTAAGGCGACGCCCGTCACGGGTGCTCGCTCCAGAACCCGGTCTGCCGGCCGCAAACCCACCACCACGATCATCGTCACGGCCATCCTCGCGCTCGTGGCGGTCTACTTCCTGGTACCGGTCTACTGGGTGGTCATCAACGCCACCAAGTCCACCGAAGACCTGTTCGGCACCAACGGCTTCTGGTTCGGCAACGACTTCCTGCTGATCGAGAACATCCGTGCCGTGCTGTCCGCCAACGGCGGCGTCTTCCCCCGGTGGGCACTGAACTCCGTCCTCTACTCCGGGGTCGGCTCCGTGCTGGCCACCTACTTCGCCTGCGCCGCCGGGTACGCGCTGGCTAAGTACCGCTTCCCGGGACGGCGCTTCGTATACGTGCTAGTTCTGGGCGGTGTGCTGGTGCCCGGCACCGCCGTCGCACTGCCGCTGTTCTTCCTGTTCAGCTCCCTCGGCATCACCAACACCTACTGGTCGGTGCTGATCCCGTCCCTGGTCAGCCCGTTCGGTCTGTTCCTGGCCTCGATCTACGCCAGCGCCGCTGTCCCCGACGACCTGCTCGAGGCCGGACGGATCGACGGCGTCGGAGAACTAGGACTATTCCACCGCCTCGCACTACCGCAACTGACCCCAGCCATTGTGACCATCGTGCTGTTCCAGTTCGTCGCCATCTGGAACAACTACATGCTCCCTCTGGTCATGCTCGCCGACGAGAAGCTCTACCCGATCACCCTGGGCCTGGACAACTGGCAGGCCCAGACCGACCGGCTGCCAGAGTTCTACCAGCTCACCACCGGCGGCGCCCTGCTGTCCGTGATCCCCCTGGCGATCCTCATCCTGGTGCTGCAGCGCTTCTGGCGCGGCGGCCTCACCGAAGGCTCCATCAAGGGCTGA
- a CDS encoding putative glycolipid-binding domain-containing protein, with product MVQIEWTGVASRSVERCEVDERAGSVLVTSTIEDAENTCSYQLHAHVDWRFADLTMWMAGRSLIVVRREGVWVVDGQTRPDLYEASEIDLSVSPLSNTLPIRRLRLEVGQSADIITAYITVPELEVSTEPLRYTRLSEHEYLYELRNSEFHRTILVDDTGLVIDYPGLFTSNAR from the coding sequence ATGGTACAGATCGAGTGGACAGGGGTTGCCTCCCGGAGCGTCGAACGCTGTGAGGTAGATGAGCGCGCCGGCAGTGTGCTCGTGACGAGCACTATTGAGGACGCAGAGAACACATGCTCATACCAGTTACATGCCCACGTCGACTGGCGTTTCGCGGACCTTACCATGTGGATGGCGGGCCGCAGCTTAATAGTCGTTCGGCGAGAGGGTGTCTGGGTCGTCGATGGCCAGACCCGCCCCGATCTCTACGAGGCTAGCGAGATTGATCTCTCTGTCTCCCCGCTGAGCAATACTCTGCCCATCCGTCGTCTGCGCCTCGAGGTTGGGCAGAGCGCGGACATCATCACGGCCTACATCACGGTACCGGAGCTCGAGGTGTCTACCGAACCGCTACGCTATACGCGACTGTCCGAGCACGAATACCTCTACGAGTTGCGCAACTCGGAATTCCACCGGACCATCCTCGTGGACGACACGGGGCTGGTCATCGATTATCCCGGCCTATTCACGAGCAACGCCAGGTGA